A portion of the Apium graveolens cultivar Ventura unplaced genomic scaffold, ASM990537v1 ctg9160, whole genome shotgun sequence genome contains these proteins:
- the LOC141705637 gene encoding uncharacterized protein LOC141705637, translated as MSSELRTPSIAAALTTTSAPLEKRHRSIFELPPNYFNSCRLLHSPTSILEPLFETPNLQTLTLDDSDKKKSMQKWTCNTCKTEFDSLLDQRSHFKSDLHRFNIKLSIAGKDIVKEEDFDESTSDALFKDFDVSSISGSDDEDEDRVGGIHKATNGGMVEGSKRKVFLHLQTGDTVSVWRNLIMDESQRVAFENDKPVFFESDLPHLSEREVIEKLNNLIREPRDNTHFRVVLLVRGGHFAGCVFDGNSVVTHKTFHRYVIRAGAGKKQSSKDASGKIAHSAGSSIRRYNELALKKEIQELLSAWKPYFEASSCIFVHAPSSNRQLIFDGEKPYFSCPQRSVRTVPLTVRRPTFKEAKRLYSILTQVCDEADDILPIKKEESKVINSITTDSHLGSRKEDSVGNDLDSQEGSKPLSAVQNMENISRSSESEIETVQKSTPLHEAAKSNDVNKIMELLEEGLDPCIKDERGRTPYMLATEKEVRNAFRRFMASNIDKWDWNTAKVPSPLTKEMEEAQNAKQAEKDAKRKARAKELKKLKKAKEKKAQAEAAQVKDVLPKNGAKGASSSSMRQSQQVTPLSREEELRKAQAAEREKRAAAAERRLAAAAAASKDSVSNATPSNSSENNALAISAKCSCCNASLAGKVPFHRYNYKYCSTSCMFVHKEIIEDG; from the exons ATGTCGTCGGAGCTCCGAACTCCCTCAATCGCCGCCGCACTCACCACCACATCAGCACCACTAGAAAAGCGACACCGTTCAATCTTCGAACTTCCCCCGAACTACTTCAACTCATGTCGTCTCCTTCACTCTCCCACCTCGATTCTCGAGCCACTCTTCGAAACCCCCAATCTCCAAACCTTAACCCTAGATGACTCCGACAAGAAAAAATCCATGCAAAAATGGACTTGTAATACTTGTAAGACTGAATTCGATTCGTTGCTGGATCAGCGCAGCCATTTTAAGTCGGATTTGCATCGCTTTAAT ATAAAGCTCAGTATTGCTGGAAAGGATATTGTCAAGGAGGAAGACTTTGATGAGTCTACCTCAGATGCATTGTTCAAAGATTTTGATGTTTCAAGTATATCGGGATcggatgatgaagatgaagatagagTAGGTGGAATTCACAAGGCTACAAATGGAGGAATGGTTGAAGGTAGTAAAAGGAAAGTATTTTTACATTTGCAAACTGGTGATACTGTTTCAGTATGGAGGAATTTAATTATGGATGAATCCCAGCGGGTAGCCTTCGAAAATGATAAACCTGTATTTTTCGAAAGTGATTTGCCACATTTGAGTGAAAGGGAAGTGATTGAGAAATTAAATAACCTAATCCGTGAACCAAGGGATAATACGCATTTTAGGGTTGTATTGCTTGTAAGGGGTGGACACTTTGCTGGCTGTGTATTTGATGGAAATTCAGTTGTGACTCATAAAACTTTCCACAG ATATGTCATAAGGGCTGGAGCTGGTAAAAAACAATCGTCAAAAGATGCAAGCGGGAAGATTGCACATTCTGCAGGATCCTCAATTCGCCGGTACAATGAACTTGCCCTGAAAAAG GAAATTCAAGAATTACTTTCTGCCTGGAAGCCTTATTTTGAAGCCTCCTCTTGTATTTTCGTACATGCTCCTTCGAGCAATCGGCAGCTGATTTTTGACGGAGAAAAACCATACTTTAGCTGTCCGCAGCGTAGTGTTAGAACTGTTCCATTGACTGTTCGGAGACCAACCTTCAAGGAAGCAAAGAGATTGTATAGCATACTGACACAAGTTTGCGACGAAGCAGATGATATATTGCCAATTAAAAAAGAGGAGTCAAAGGTAATTAATAGCATTACTACTGATAGTCATTTGGGATCCAGAAAAGAGGATAGTGTAGGAAATGATTTAGACAGCCAGGAAGGTTCAAAACCCCTTTCTGCTGTCCAAAATATGGAAAATATATCTAGATCGAGTGAGAGTGAAATTGAGACTGTACAGAAGTCAACACCATTACATGAAGCAGCAAAGTCAAATGATGTCAATAAAATAATGGAACTTCTTGAAGAAGGCCTGGATCCATGTATTAAAGATGAAAGGGGAAGGACCCCATATATGCTTGCAACTGAGAAGGAAGTAAGGAATGCATTTCGACGGTTTATGGCTTCAAACATTGATAAATGGGATTGGAATACTGCTAAAGTTCCCAGTCCATTGACAAAGGAAATGGAAGAAGCTCAAAATGCTAAGCAG GCAGAAAAAGACGCTAAAAGGAAAGCGAGGGCTaaagaattaaaaaaattaaagaaagCAAAGGAAAAGAAGGCTCAG GCTGAGGCTGCTCAAGTAAAGGACGTTTTACCTAAAAATGGAGCAAAGGGGGCATCATCATCAAGTATGCGGCAGTCTCAGCAAGTAACTCCTTTATCTAGGGAG GAAGAACTCAGGAAGGCGCAAGCAgctgagagagaaaagagagctGCTGCTGCTGAGAGGAGACTAGCCGCTGCAGCCGCCGCCTCGAAAGATTCGGTTTCTAATGCTACACCGAGCAACTCATCGGAAAACAACGCCCTAGCTATAAGTGCCAAATGTTCATGTTGTAATGCTTCTTTGGCTGGTAAAGTTCCATTTCATAGGTACAATTATAAATACTGCAGCACGTCATGCATGTTTGTACACAAAGAGATTATCGAGGATGGCTAG